CGTGCAGGCGGCCGAGTATGGGCACTCGCGCGAGCGCGAGCTGGCCTTCCTGACGGTGCATGGCGTGCTGCACCTGCTTGGCTACGACCACGAGCGCGGCGCGGACGAGGCGGCGGCGATGCGCGCAGCCGAGCAGGCCGTGATGCTGCAGATTGGCCTGCCGCGGATTAGCCCCGAGCGGCCTGAATGAGCGGCGTACCGCCGCGCCGGCCCGAGCGCGCCGAGGCACATACGCCGCCGGCCGGCCACATGCGTGCCGCCACACTGCTCGCGTCGTTTCGCTATGCCGCTGCAGGCGTTCGCTACCTGCTCTGGACACAGCGCAACGCCAAAATTCACACCGCGATCGGGCTCGCGGCAGCCGGGCTTGGGCTTGCGCTCGGCATCGACCGCTACGAGTGGCTGGCGCTGCTGATCACGATCACGATCGTGCTGGCAGCCGAGGGCGTGAACACTGCGGTCGAGGCGGCGGTCGACCTGGCCGCGCCGGGCTACCATCCGCTGGCCAAAATTGCGAAAGATGTCGGCGCCGGCACCGTGCTGCTGACCGCAATCGCCGCAGTGCTGATCGGGATGCTGCTGTTTCTGCCGCACCTGTGGCCGATCGTGGTACGATTATTCGCGGGGTAGCGGGGTAGCACGTTGGCAGGTTGGCAGGTTGGCACGTTCGCAGGTGTGAAGGTTATGAACGGTTACGCACTATTCCGCTCTCAGCCCGCTGCAGCGGGCGCCGCGTGGTAGCGCGGCGGCTTCAGCCCCGCGCGGAATCGGCAAGCAGATTACCGTGGGCCTGCTTATAATCTTAACCCGCACACTGCAACCCGGCAACCCGAGGCACCCAGCGACTCGCAGCAACCCGCAACCTGTAACCTGCAACCTATGAATATACTGATCCTTTCACCCTACCCGCCCTACCCGCCCTTCGGCGGCGGCACGATGCGGGTGTACCAGCTGCTGCGTGGCCTGGCGCAACGCCACGCGGTCACCTGCCTGACCTTCGCGCCCGATCGCGCGGCCGAGCAGGCGCTGGCGCCGCTCCGAACGATCTGCAGGGTGCTGACGGTGCCTGGCCCTGCGCCGCGCAGCCTGGCCCGGCGCGCCTGGGCTACGCTGGCCTCGCCGCTACCCGACATGGCCCTGCGTAACGCCGACGCGGCGTACACCACTGCGCTGCGCGGCCTGCTCGCCACCACGCACTTCGAGATCATCCAGGCCGAGAGCATCGAGATGGCCGGCTATCTGCTGCACGCCCGGCACGCTGCGCTACACCCGCCAAATTCAAACCGCAAATCTCCGAACGCCAAGCTGGTGCTCGACCAGTTCAATGCCGAGTATGTGATCCAGAAGCGCGCGTTCCTCACCGACGCGCGCCGCCCGCGCCGCTGGCATGCGGCCGGATACTCGCTGGCGCAGTGGTTCAAGCTGGCGCGCTACGAGGCATACGTGGCGCGGCGCTGCGACGCAGTGCTGGCGGTGTCCGACGACGATCGGCAGCTGCTTGGCCGGCTGGCGCCTGCCGTGCCGATCAATAGCGTGCCAAATGGTGTCGACACTGCGGTGTTCAGCCGGGCGGCACTACGGCACGAGCGTGCCGGCGCGCTTGAGTTCGGGCCGGCCACGCTGGTATTCAGCGGTACGCTCGACTACCGGCCGAATATCGATGCGCTGAGCTGGTTCACGCGCGAGGTGCTGCCGCTGCTGCGCGCCCGCCGGCCCGACCTTCGGCTGCTGGCGGTGGGGCGGCGCCCGGCGCCCGCACTTCAGGCGCTGGCCCAGGCCGGGCAGCTGGTGCTCACCGGCGAGGTGGCCGACGCGCGCCCGTTCATCGCCGGCGCGGGCGTGTATATTGTGCCAATGCGCATTGGCGGCGGCGTGCGCCTCAAGCTGCTCGAGGCGCTCTCGCTCGAGGCTGCGGTGGTAAGCACGCCCATGGGCGCCGAGGGCCTGGCCGGCCTGCGCGATGGCACGCATTGCCTGCTGGCCGACCAGCCTGCCGGCTTTGCGGCGGCGCTGCTGCGCCTGCTCGACGACCCGGCGCTGGCCCACCGGCTTGGTGCCGACGGCCGCGTGCTGGTGCGCACCGGCTACGATTGGTCGGCGATCGTCCCGCGCCTCGAGGCGCTGTATGCGCAGCTGATTGCAACTTAGCCAACACATCGAACACGAGCTGTGGTAGTGCGTGTGCTATACTTTAGGTGGCTACGCTGTGCCGCAGCGATCACAGGATATAGATGCTGACGACCAACGCCCGATCAATAAGGAGGGTGCCATGAGCGTGCCAACGCCGGCGCCGGCCGGCCTGACGATCGAGGATCTGCCATGGCCGGAAGTCGAGCTACCACCGACCGATCTGCCTTACGACGACGGAGATAAGATGGAGTCGCCCTGGCATTTTAAGCAGGCTGTGCTGCTGCTCGATGCCTATACAGCTGTGCGCGGGCCGAGCAAAGACTACTTTATCGGCGCGAATATGTTTGTCTACTACAGCATGCGCCAGGTGCGCAATATGGACTATCGCGGGCCTGATGTATTTATCGTCAACCATGTCGATGGTGCGCGCGAGCGGCTCTCCTGGATCGTGTGGGATGAGGATGGGCGCTATCCCGACGTGATCTTCGAGCTGCTCTCGCCGAGCACCGAGGCCGGCGATCTGAGCGCAAAGAAACAGCTGTACGAGCAGGTGTTTCGCACCCCCGAATATTATTGCATTGCGCCGGGTGTTGCCCGGCTCATGGGCTGGCGCCTAGCGCCCGGCGGCTACCAGCCTATGGTGGCCGACGAGCGCGGTTGGCTCTGGAGCGAAGAGTTACAGCTATGGCTAGGCGCCTGGCGCGGTAACTATCTGGCTGAAGAGCAGACCTGGCTGCGGTTTTACGATCCGGCCGGCCGGCTGGTGCCGCTCCCCGATGAGGCGGCGACTGAGCGGGCCGCAGCAGAGGCGCAGCGGGCCGAGGCGGCGACTGAGCGGGCCGCAGCGGAGGCGCAGCGGGCCGAGGCGGCGACTGAGCGGGCCGCAGCGGAGGCGCAGCGGGCCGAGGCGGCGACTGAGCGGGCCGCAGCAGAGGCGCAGCGGGCCGACGAGCTTGCCGCGCGCCTGGCCGCGTTGGAGGCCGAGCTACAGCGGTTGCGTGGCCGCTCGAGAGTGCAGGATGACGATGAGCAACAGTGACCGCCGGCAGCTGGTGATCGAGCGTATCCTCGAAGACGAGCACCTGCGCGGCGATCTCGAGGACGCAGCAGCGCGCGAGCTGCTTGGCTGGGCCACCGCGCGCGCGAGCGTGATCGCCGCCAACCCGGCCAACACCGATGCAGACGTGCAGGCGCAGGTGCGCACGCTGCGCCAGGCCGCGCTGTCGGCCGCCAGCATGGGCGAGCAAGATCCGGCACGGGTGGTTGCCCTGGCCGAGTCGGCGCTGGCTGCTGTTGTTGCGCCGGCCGGCGCGAGCGCGGGCGCTTCCGAGGCCCGGCCCATGCTCGCGCCGGTAGGCACCGGCATGCCGGCCACCCCGCCCGACCTGGCCATAGCCGGCCCAGGCGCTCCCACGCGGATCGAGCGGGTGTTGCGCCACCGGCGTAGCCGGCTCGCGCCGCTACTCAGGCGGCTGCGCGAGGGCCGCTGATGGCGCATGAGTCGACACCGCCGCGCGCACGTACACGCGCGCCGGTGCTCGTGGCGATCGGCCTGCTGACCGTGTTGTTAGGCGCCTACGCCGTGCAGAGCGGCTGGCTGGCTGGTTGGGCCGCCATGGCCTCGGCCCGGTTTGCACCGGCCGGCTCGGCTGCCGGCAGTGTGCCCCCGCTGCAAGTATTTTTCACCACACCCACACTGATCTACCCCGACAAGCCCTGGCAGCGGCCAGAGGTGCCGCTGGTTGGCAGCTTTCTGGCCGATATCGAGGCGGCTCGCACCGGCATCGAGCTGGCCTCGTTCGATTTCGATCTGGGCGTGCTTACCGATGCGCTGGTGCGCGCGCAACGGCGCGGCGTGGCGGTGCGGGTCGTGATCGACAGCGAGAATCTGGTGACGCCTGCAGTGTCGGCGCAGGCTGGCCTGCTCGAGCAGGCCGGCGTGGCAGTGCGCTTCGATCGGCGCGAGCCATTCATGCACCACAAGTTTGCGGTGATCGACGCCGGAGTTACCTGGCTCGGCTCGTGGAACATGACCGAAAACGACACCTACCGCAACAATAACAACATGCTGCGGCTCGCCAGCCGGCGGCTCGCGGCCGACTATACGCACGAATTCGAGCAGCTGTTTGCTGGCCGGTTTGGCACGAGTAAGGCCAGCAGCACACCCTACCCAACCGTGCAGCTCGGCGCGGCCAGGGTCGCGGTGTATTTTTCGCCCGAGGATGGCGTGGCCCGGCACGTACTTGAGCGCCTCCGAGCGGCCAGACGCAGCATCCGCTTCATGGCCTTCTCATACACCGCCGACCCGATCGCCGCCGCCATGATCGAGCGTGCGCAGGCCGGCGTGCTCGTCAGCGGTGTGGCCGAAGCGCAGAACGCGACCGGCAGCCAGGCCTCGTTCGGCCCGCTGCGCGACGCCGGGATTGACGTAGTGCTGGATGGCAACTGCTACATTCTGCACCACAAGGTGATCATCATCGACGAGCGCACCGTGATCACTGGCTCGTACAACTTCACCTCGAGCGCCGAGCGCGACAACGACGAGAACCTGGTGATCATCGACGACCCCGACCTGGCGCGGGCCTACCTCGACGA
The sequence above is drawn from the Candidatus Kouleothrix ribensis genome and encodes:
- a CDS encoding Uma2 family endonuclease gives rise to the protein MSVPTPAPAGLTIEDLPWPEVELPPTDLPYDDGDKMESPWHFKQAVLLLDAYTAVRGPSKDYFIGANMFVYYSMRQVRNMDYRGPDVFIVNHVDGARERLSWIVWDEDGRYPDVIFELLSPSTEAGDLSAKKQLYEQVFRTPEYYCIAPGVARLMGWRLAPGGYQPMVADERGWLWSEELQLWLGAWRGNYLAEEQTWLRFYDPAGRLVPLPDEAATERAAAEAQRAEAATERAAAEAQRAEAATERAAAEAQRAEAATERAAAEAQRADELAARLAALEAELQRLRGRSRVQDDDEQQ
- a CDS encoding phospholipase, coding for MAHESTPPRARTRAPVLVAIGLLTVLLGAYAVQSGWLAGWAAMASARFAPAGSAAGSVPPLQVFFTTPTLIYPDKPWQRPEVPLVGSFLADIEAARTGIELASFDFDLGVLTDALVRAQRRGVAVRVVIDSENLVTPAVSAQAGLLEQAGVAVRFDRREPFMHHKFAVIDAGVTWLGSWNMTENDTYRNNNNMLRLASRRLAADYTHEFEQLFAGRFGTSKASSTPYPTVQLGAARVAVYFSPEDGVARHVLERLRAARRSIRFMAFSYTADPIAAAMIERAQAGVLVSGVAEAQNATGSQASFGPLRDAGIDVVLDGNCYILHHKVIIIDERTVITGSYNFTSSAERDNDENLVIIDDPDLARAYLDEFARVYAQAQAPDHCQAARRSFKQPLST
- a CDS encoding glycosyltransferase, encoding MNILILSPYPPYPPFGGGTMRVYQLLRGLAQRHAVTCLTFAPDRAAEQALAPLRTICRVLTVPGPAPRSLARRAWATLASPLPDMALRNADAAYTTALRGLLATTHFEIIQAESIEMAGYLLHARHAALHPPNSNRKSPNAKLVLDQFNAEYVIQKRAFLTDARRPRRWHAAGYSLAQWFKLARYEAYVARRCDAVLAVSDDDRQLLGRLAPAVPINSVPNGVDTAVFSRAALRHERAGALEFGPATLVFSGTLDYRPNIDALSWFTREVLPLLRARRPDLRLLAVGRRPAPALQALAQAGQLVLTGEVADARPFIAGAGVYIVPMRIGGGVRLKLLEALSLEAAVVSTPMGAEGLAGLRDGTHCLLADQPAGFAAALLRLLDDPALAHRLGADGRVLVRTGYDWSAIVPRLEALYAQLIAT
- a CDS encoding diacylglycerol kinase family protein; the encoded protein is MRAATLLASFRYAAAGVRYLLWTQRNAKIHTAIGLAAAGLGLALGIDRYEWLALLITITIVLAAEGVNTAVEAAVDLAAPGYHPLAKIAKDVGAGTVLLTAIAAVLIGMLLFLPHLWPIVVRLFAG